The Coffea arabica cultivar ET-39 chromosome 2c, Coffea Arabica ET-39 HiFi, whole genome shotgun sequence genome includes the window TTTATACTTTGAcgccaaacaaaaacaaaaaaaaaaaagaaagaaagtacgCCCTTACATTGATTTTATAGCTTTAATAgttttaagggataatttcagaaacctccctgagATTTCTAACAATCTCACAAAGCTCCCCTTAATATTTCAAAACTACACATACCTCCCCTATTGCTGCAAAAGTACTCTACTACCCCTATATAGGATACttattgatattttttttttcgaaaatttcagaaattccaagaaaaatcaaaattgactTATTCTATCTTTCTCTTTTCCTCACGCTTCCTCCTTTCTACCTtactctttttttccttttttttttttgctaaattcCTGTCACCCATTCCTCTCTAcctaatatttttcctccaattcAAGACCAAATTTTATTTATCATCCCTTGCCCGTATTTATCCTTCTCCTTCCCTTCttgttcctctttttttttttatctctattCTCATCTCTTTTTTGCAAATATGATTAGGTTCAATCTTGTTATCCTTTTAATTCTAAGTGTAATGGGTTTGATTTTTCTGCGTATATCTATTTTATCCAATGTTGGTTGATTATGGGTGATAAAACTTAGTAatgtcaaaagtcaagaatttgAGGGATGATTGGGCTTTAGAAATGGgtggttaaaaaaaataaaagaggctgtaaagagaggaagatgaaagagctGCGCTATTGATTGCTGATGAAGTGTTAGTTTTGGATAAAATTTGAGATCGAGTTTTATCTAACTTAGCACCAAGTGACTGATTTAATTGACTTGTGTAGTAAATGTAGAGGTTGGGACTATTGGACATAAATTAGGTTTGTAGTGTTTTGAGTGCTAGAATTATTggaatttattttgatttaaattgGGGTATTTTCTTGGCTTTTGTGGTAGTGTTGCTTGGAAGAAAGCAATCATCATAgttgaaatttttttccaaatttttgtttttgacgGAAAGAATTTGTTGTTTTGGTGTTAGAAGAAAGGAACAAAGCTCTTtacatttttccttttcatctttttGACAAGAAGGGTAGTTTAGGATATTTGAGGGAATTGGTAACCTATTGAGCCTATTTTGAAGCATAAATAGTTAAAGCAAGGGAGGTGAGTGAAAATTTTAAAACCTAAGGAGAGCTTCCTGAAATTGTTAGAGACCTCaaggaaggtttctgaaattatccctagttTTAAATTGTATCCAACAAAAACTACCCTTCTATAATAGTACAAAGTTTGGAAGCCCAAGCAAACAGATCTGAGTTTAAAGTGGGCCTCGAAAATGATTCAGTTCATTATCGAGTTCTAGTGGCCTTTCATGCATGCAAAAATAGGGCATGGAGTAGGAAGCCACCTTGTCCGCGCAACACCACACAGCACAAGAAATCACTTGCAGGATATGCATTCGTTCTCAGGCTACAGACATGATTTATAAAGATAGCAAAACAGAATGTGTGGCCCTTTAGCCATTGTGAAAGTTCATTTCAACAAATTGGTAGCAGACTGTTCATCTTCAAATTCTAGTGTTTCAATGAATACATGGTCGATCTCATATATCTTACATACGTACATATTGTATATAATCACATTTCTGGAACAATAAAAGAGATGTCTGTTTGTTTCTTCTTCAAGCTTTTAGTCCCTTTCTGTCAGGACCACCAAAGCTGTCTTCAAGGTTTTCGTTATGTTCCTCATCTCCTACATGTTGCTTTAACCTCCACCATATCCAAGACTCAAAATTGACAGCAGTATCAAAAATTACAATCTACAGGTCACAGAACAGGCGGCAGCAATGATGTCAGTAGGATAAAGTCATGGTTTCCAAGGAGCTGGTGGAGGCGGTGGAGTTGGAAACATAGGCGGGACTGCAGAGAATATTGTATTCTTGTCAACTCCAACACTTTTTTCACCAGATAAAGCAACTAGGGCAGCAACAAGACCAGCATTGCCTGCTAGCGTAGGTTCTGTGTAATTATAGTTGGTACGAACATCATGAAAACCATCAAACTTGTCTGGACCAGCAACCATGGCTCCAACCAGAGTATTTGGATTTGGATTCCGAGAATCTCTCAACTTCCATCCTCCTTTACAATTATATTTGATCTTGTTCTTCGGGATTGATGCCCCTCTATGGTGAACGTGTCTAggataatgatttccaaaacccACAACATAGCTCATCTTTCTAGGATTCTTTCCGAGGATGTAATCAATCTAAAAAGGTGcaaaaaattactttttttaGTTTCAACAAATTAAAACACTTATTGGACTCTTTTAATAATTTTCTCTTGCCTAGTGGTCAGAATGGCAGGAAATTACTGTTACAATCTCCATAAATCACAAGGAATTCACATTAAGTAGTCCAGTATCGCACAGATCACAAAATGCAGAGAAAAGATTTGACAAGACAAGCATTCCCTCAATTAAGTCGGACAGAAAGGGAGTATAACGTACCTGGGTTTCCGCGAATTGACGCAAGACATCTGTGGAGTAAAAATTGGGTCCACAATACCACCCAGGGGTATCAGCAGCTGCAAGATAATCACTGAACAGAGCAGCCAGGAAAGCGGCATTGGCCACATACTGAAGAGGCTGAGGCCTACCATGGTTTAATTGGATCAAACCTCCTGCAAGAGATAGAAAGTAATTAAACCAGAGCCCAGGCTCTTAAACATATACCATTAACATACTAATCCCTTACAAATGTTTACCTCTTGTTCTGTTAAAAGATGTGAAGAATGGCAGGTATGAGCACATGACTATGCTTGTCTGGTTGTGAAATGTCCTCAGAATTTCCTCATAGGGATAGCCAGGGCTTAGAAACAATCTCAAACGGCTAAGAAGCACCTAAACAGTAAAAGCTAAAAATTAATTCAGCAATATAAGTAGCCACATTATCTCAAAAAGCCTCAAATTTAAGCTCAATAACCAGACTTGTATAATATTATTCAATCAATCTTCAGAATTTAGTCTAATTTTCTTCTACTAATCTTCAGAGTTTCAGGTGACATTTGTGAGCTAAGTCATCTTTTGGATGGAAAATATCGTCGCAAATAGATACAACGCAACAATCGGATCGAAAGAAGAGTTATAGATATTAGAAGTCATCAGGGCTGCAATATCAAGCCATAAAAAGCAAGTCTACTTGGTAGCAATATCACTTTATAGTGCCTGTCAAATGCACAAACTGTGTGAACAAAAGGGAAGCACAGAAGAAATCCCAGGTACAAGTACACAGACCATCGAAAGGACAAAAAAGATCCAAGAAAAAGCATCGAGGAagaagaaaatcagaaaatcttAGGTGCCAAAAAGCTAATCTGTTAAGCGTCTTTATAACTCTTTAAGTAGGTAATTTATAGTCAAAGAGCTGTAAGCAGTTAAAGAAACATTGATACAATGCTACCATTTTTACACTAAGAAGGCAGAGAACATCCTAATGGGGGCACAAAATTTATGTATGCTGTGGCAAGAGCGCACTATCTACTCTCGGGCAGAAATTTTCATTCTAGGTATGAGGCCATTAGAAGCATAAACAATCCTAGTAGTGACACATAAAGACTAATGCAGTTCAGATTGTAATAAACAAATGCCAAGAAAACTGGAACACTGATCAAAAAGGTGATTGAGGACCATCAAAACACGAGGTAGTGGGAAGTAAAACCATTATCTTTCACTTGAAATTAACTCGATAGTTGACACATCTCATGATAACCCACATGCAACTGTTTCTTGGATTAACACAGCAAGAAAAAAGGTGATCCAGTTACAGACTACTTGATGTAGAGAGTAAGAAGCTCCATGAATTTACCTGTGCCCCAGGCAGCTTGCTATCCCAGCTAAATACCCCGTAATCTGGGCCTCCCCAAAAAGCACCAGCATGCTTAGCCAGACCAGGAGCTGTAGCAAGCTGAAGATACGATGAGTTTCCAGTGGCATAATAAAGCCAGGATGCACCCCAGATAAATTCGTCCCAATACATGCTAGAATTATAAAACTTTTCAGCATCAACACCAGAACTGTATCTTCCACGCTGCCGCCTACCAAAATCAAACAGTGCTCTGGCACCATGGACCAGTTTCTGGGAGTATGCTTTATCATCTTTGAAAACAATGGATGCTGATGCTAGAGCAGCAGCCATCTCAGAAGCAAGGTCCGAACAACTGGAGCATTCAGATACGGGCCGTTCATAATCAATGTCCTCTGGGCGCATCCAACAGTAATGATCATTTGGGTTGGGCCCTTTTGACGTATCACCAACTCCAACCTGTCAGATGAATGGTGTAAAAGTCCATATATGATTTTTCAAGGTGAAGATACGTAAGAAATTTCAGAATAACAGATAATGGTTAAAGTGACTTTGAAAAGACCGATCAAGCACGTTTGCATGGAAAATACATTAAACCATGGCCAAcgtaaaataatataatttcaCAGACGTTTTTTCTGTGGGAGAGAGGATATAATTTGCCTTATGCTACAGGTAGAATAATGCTGGCCAGGATGAAGCATAACAAATAAGACATGCACTGGAACCGATACTTTACATTTAGCGCAAAGTCAAAAGATTAAAGTTTTCCCAAAGATTCGTAACCAAAGGAACATACCTGTGATGCAAGACGATCTACAGTATCAGCAGTTGAATTAAAGCACTTAAGGAAGTAATCTGTGCCCCATTTAATGATCTCTTTGACATGTGCAAGTTCCCCAGCAGCTTCATACTTTGCACTGTACTCAATCACACTCCAGCTCAACATTGTCATAGCAAACGATGCAGGGAAATTAAACTTGATTGCATCCCCTGCATCGTAATAACCGCCTACAAGATTTTTAATAGCTGAAGACGACTGAGATTTGCCATCATTCAAACATGAGTTCCCCCTCCATGACACATTGTTATGCTTTGGCAATTTCCCAGCTGTCAACAAAAATATCTGGAATTAGGAAGTATGAAGCTAACGTACTAAATTGATAAGGCAACAAACCATGCCGATCAGGCTGATCGGCTGATTAACACGGATATCCACATAGGTTCCCATAGTTGCCATTTCTAGAGAGTAAAAAACTGCAACTAGATCAGAGGAAACATTAAAATACCGTTCTCCTGGAAGCTAAAGCCAAAAGGTCTCGCACACGGGACATAATAATACCAGTTAAAGAATTAGTTATCCATTGAAATGTGATGATCCTAATTGACTAATTGTCCAAACAGAAAAGACAGTACCGAAGTACATAAGTACAAAAACACAATCAACGTTACACTAATCCACCGACACTGAATTATGTGTTATTACTACCACATAATTCAGTACAATAATCCAgctgtattttttttcttccaagaaaacagttttttgTATATTCCTTACAAATCAAAGATTCCGAAACAAAAACTCAAACATTGATCGGATCTAAAGACCCATTTAACATATGAAcaagaaaaaacagaaaaaatagcaaaaaaccTCCCAAAAAAATCGCAACTTTACTGAAACACTTACAACGCTGGGCATTGAAGAACATGAGGGCCTTGTGAAGAGCCAGAGTATAATTATCCGGGGGCGGGCCTTTATGATGATGCCTGGGGACAGTTTTAACAATCAAAGTAATAAAACCAACTA containing:
- the LOC113727726 gene encoding endoglucanase 25, which codes for MSMYGRDPWGGPLEINATDSATDDDRSRNLQDFDRAALSRPLDETQQSWLLGPGEQKKKKYVDLGCIIVSRKIFVWTVGSILAAGLLVGFITLIVKTVPRHHHKGPPPDNYTLALHKALMFFNAQRSGKLPKHNNVSWRGNSCLNDGKSQSSSAIKNLVGGYYDAGDAIKFNFPASFAMTMLSWSVIEYSAKYEAAGELAHVKEIIKWGTDYFLKCFNSTADTVDRLASQVGVGDTSKGPNPNDHYCWMRPEDIDYERPVSECSSCSDLASEMAAALASASIVFKDDKAYSQKLVHGARALFDFGRRQRGRYSSGVDAEKFYNSSMYWDEFIWGASWLYYATGNSSYLQLATAPGLAKHAGAFWGGPDYGVFSWDSKLPGAQVLLSRLRLFLSPGYPYEEILRTFHNQTSIVMCSYLPFFTSFNRTRGGLIQLNHGRPQPLQYVANAAFLAALFSDYLAAADTPGWYCGPNFYSTDVLRQFAETQIDYILGKNPRKMSYVVGFGNHYPRHVHHRGASIPKNKIKYNCKGGWKLRDSRNPNPNTLVGAMVAGPDKFDGFHDVRTNYNYTEPTLAGNAGLVAALVALSGEKSVGVDKNTIFSAVPPMFPTPPPPPAPWKP